A section of the Kribbella sp. HUAS MG21 genome encodes:
- a CDS encoding LacI family DNA-binding transcriptional regulator, producing MSPGPARRPTQADIARLAGVSQATVSLVLNERDSGVRISPATRDRVLAVMREWGYVANASARSLAGGRNKILGVYTFEAVFPTTSMDFYFPFLLGMEQEAAELGYDLLLFTSTEGERQMFRDGSTRLSLADGALLLGRNPRSEEIEQLRDSGYPFVYVGHQEVPGAPVSYVAADYAGATEQLTERLYGLGHERVAYARLGDGDAQPSRDRERGFRQGRRQMAPVWTLESLDEVEGLVTEIRHGGITALVAEQVLLAEEIERQGVSIPGELSVVVLGDSIGARRHDTAWTGLVVPREEMGRRATRLLVGQLESPETTAKNESVECPLTDGTTVGPPRSAA from the coding sequence ATGAGTCCCGGACCGGCGCGGCGCCCGACGCAGGCCGACATCGCCCGGCTGGCCGGTGTCAGCCAGGCCACGGTGTCGCTGGTGCTGAACGAGCGTGATTCCGGCGTCCGGATCAGCCCGGCCACGCGGGACCGCGTGCTGGCGGTGATGCGCGAGTGGGGGTACGTCGCCAACGCCTCGGCGCGGTCGCTGGCCGGCGGCCGGAACAAGATCCTCGGCGTCTACACGTTCGAGGCGGTGTTCCCGACCACGAGCATGGACTTCTACTTCCCGTTCCTGCTCGGGATGGAGCAGGAGGCCGCCGAGCTCGGCTACGACCTGCTGCTGTTCACCAGCACCGAAGGCGAGCGGCAGATGTTCCGCGACGGGTCGACCCGGCTGTCGCTGGCCGACGGGGCGCTGCTGCTCGGCCGCAACCCGCGGAGCGAGGAGATCGAGCAGTTGCGCGACTCCGGCTACCCGTTCGTGTACGTCGGCCACCAGGAGGTGCCGGGGGCGCCGGTGTCGTACGTCGCGGCGGACTACGCCGGTGCGACCGAGCAGCTGACCGAGCGCCTGTACGGACTCGGCCACGAACGCGTCGCCTACGCGCGGCTCGGTGACGGCGACGCGCAGCCGAGCCGCGATCGCGAACGGGGCTTCCGGCAAGGACGACGGCAGATGGCGCCGGTCTGGACGCTCGAGTCCCTCGACGAGGTCGAAGGACTGGTCACCGAGATCCGGCACGGCGGGATCACCGCGCTGGTGGCCGAGCAGGTGCTGCTCGCCGAGGAGATCGAGCGGCAAGGGGTGTCGATTCCCGGCGAGCTGAGTGTGGTCGTGCTCGGCGACTCGATCGGCGCCCGGCGGCACGACACCGCCTGGACCGGCCTGGTGGTGCCGCGCGAGGAGATGGGACGCCGCGCCACTCGGTTGCTGGTCGGCCAGCTGGAGAGCCCGGAGACCACCGCGAAGAACGAGAGCGTCGAGTGCCCGCTCACCGACGGCACGACCGTCGGTCCGCCACGGAGTGCAGCATGA
- a CDS encoding ABC transporter permease, whose translation MIRVVVKRLLVGVLVMWGAASLIFVIVRVAPGDPATLMLGPDAPPEQVRELTARLGLDQPLPLQYLNYLGDVVRLEFGDSYLFNRPAMAEVLERMPATAELMLVSTAIAVIAGLVLGLIAGGRPGGAVDRVVSAGTIALQSFPTFWTGIMLILLFALALRLLPSAGAGTPAHLVLPAVTLALPFTATVARLTRTSVAETMHEQYIQTARSKGLTERQVLLGHALRNSLIPVVTIVGLHMGGLMGGAVVVENVFAWPGVGTLVVESVANRDYTVVQAATFLVAGIVMAFNLAADLVYSQLDPRIRLDGAS comes from the coding sequence ATGATCAGGGTCGTCGTCAAGCGGCTGCTCGTCGGGGTGCTGGTGATGTGGGGTGCGGCCTCGCTGATCTTCGTGATCGTCCGGGTCGCGCCCGGTGATCCGGCCACGCTGATGCTCGGACCGGACGCACCTCCGGAACAGGTCCGGGAACTGACCGCGAGACTCGGTCTCGACCAGCCGCTGCCGCTGCAGTACCTGAACTACCTCGGCGACGTCGTCCGGCTGGAGTTCGGCGACTCGTACCTGTTCAACCGGCCGGCGATGGCCGAGGTCCTCGAGCGGATGCCGGCCACCGCCGAGCTGATGCTCGTCTCGACCGCGATCGCGGTGATCGCCGGCCTCGTGCTCGGCTTGATCGCCGGCGGACGGCCGGGTGGTGCCGTCGACCGGGTGGTGTCCGCGGGCACCATCGCGCTGCAGTCGTTCCCCACGTTCTGGACCGGGATCATGTTGATCCTGCTGTTCGCGCTGGCCCTGCGGCTGCTGCCGAGCGCCGGAGCCGGAACGCCCGCGCACCTGGTGCTTCCGGCCGTGACCCTGGCGCTGCCATTCACCGCGACGGTCGCGCGACTGACCCGGACCAGCGTCGCCGAGACCATGCACGAGCAGTACATCCAGACCGCGCGGTCCAAAGGCCTCACCGAACGCCAGGTGCTGCTCGGCCACGCGCTGCGGAACTCGCTGATCCCGGTCGTGACGATCGTCGGCCTGCACATGGGCGGCTTGATGGGCGGCGCGGTCGTCGTCGAGAACGTGTTCGCCTGGCCCGGCGTCGGCACGCTCGTCGTCGAGTCCGTGGCCAACCGGGACTACACGGTGGTTCAGGCGGCCACGTTCCTGGTCGCCGGCATCGTGATGGCGTTCAACCTCGCCGCCGACCTCGTCTACTCCCAGCTCGATCCCCGCATCCGCCTGGACGGTGCCTCGTGA
- a CDS encoding ABC transporter permease, giving the protein MTASLTTASVADAKDQPAAVRRRTAARRWLSRVPYVVLAGYAAVALVGPLLIDYNPVQADLANRLLKPGAQLSSGGTAWLGTDGLGRDVFAQLVYGARTSVLIGISTVVVSAVVGTAIGVTAGYFRGWLDTVLSRGIDILLAFPAILLAIVIAGSFQRSVVVVVGALSATAWISFARVTRGTALSVRERAWVDAARVLGVRRRSILVRHVLPFAAGPVVALATLEFALVVLAEAGLSFLGIGLPSSAVSWGQTIANGKQYLATAWWISALPGIALSLLIVNIGILGDQLTARFGRGGLR; this is encoded by the coding sequence GTGACCGCATCCCTGACGACGGCCTCCGTGGCCGATGCAAAAGATCAGCCGGCCGCCGTACGACGTCGTACCGCTGCCCGGCGCTGGCTGAGCCGCGTGCCGTACGTCGTACTCGCCGGCTACGCGGCCGTTGCGCTCGTCGGGCCGCTGCTGATCGACTACAACCCGGTGCAGGCCGATCTCGCGAACCGGCTGTTGAAGCCAGGGGCGCAGCTGTCGTCCGGCGGCACCGCGTGGCTCGGCACCGACGGGCTCGGTCGCGACGTCTTCGCCCAGCTCGTGTACGGCGCCCGGACGTCGGTGCTGATCGGGATCTCGACGGTCGTCGTCTCGGCCGTCGTCGGTACGGCGATCGGCGTCACCGCGGGTTACTTCCGCGGCTGGCTGGACACCGTGCTGTCCCGCGGTATCGACATCCTGCTCGCATTCCCCGCGATCCTGCTGGCCATCGTGATCGCGGGATCCTTCCAGCGCAGCGTCGTCGTGGTGGTCGGCGCGTTGTCGGCCACCGCCTGGATCTCCTTCGCCCGCGTGACCAGGGGTACGGCGCTCTCGGTGCGCGAACGCGCCTGGGTGGACGCGGCGCGGGTGCTCGGGGTACGGCGGAGGTCCATCCTGGTCCGGCACGTGCTGCCGTTCGCGGCCGGACCGGTGGTCGCGCTGGCCACGCTCGAGTTCGCGCTCGTCGTGCTGGCCGAGGCCGGGCTCAGCTTCCTCGGGATCGGCCTGCCGAGTTCGGCGGTGTCCTGGGGCCAGACCATTGCCAACGGCAAACAGTATCTCGCCACCGCCTGGTGGATCTCCGCGCTGCCAGGCATCGCGCTGTCGCTGCTGATCGTGAACATCGGGATCCTCGGCGATCAGCTCACCGCCCGCTTCGGTCGCGGCGGGCTCAGATGA
- a CDS encoding ABC transporter substrate-binding protein, whose product MTRSPARLAGLVLAATLAFTGCSTTSGGGGGTAKSEVTVAGTYPIQNLDPASPQGGGNTGTQLVAQELFSRLVRPRQDGTVEGDLATEWKANSTASEYTFTLRKDVKFSDGSPLTAKDVVASFQRLLDLKSTNAANFTDYTMTAPSDTEVVLKAPKPDAALPRKLAIFYVIPAKVTGEDPDFFKSPVGSGPFKLDKFDPSGSVSLVPNPEYYGGAPKLERVTFRTMPELAARMTALRTGEADLIWGIPDDQLSQVQSDSNLTVETVQSTAVFTMWFNSSIPALKDAKIRRALWQAVDFPTIIKQLYPQTGSVADAPVSANTLGYAKQQPVSHDPAAAKAALTAAGFDFSKKLRLQFANAEFRPFNQAVVSDLQKIGVQVDLLEKEQAVFTKDLLALNWDINFQQLSNPTYDAANTLGRLYTCKAKRNGYCNPELDKLLAAAAATPDEKERTRLYGEASAIIWSDAVGMFPMAVKYAYAWNKRLSGFTPDPAGLPDLAKVQVGTS is encoded by the coding sequence ATGACCAGATCCCCTGCCCGGCTCGCGGGCCTCGTGCTCGCGGCGACACTCGCGTTCACCGGATGCAGCACCACCAGCGGCGGTGGCGGCGGCACCGCGAAGTCCGAGGTCACCGTCGCCGGCACCTACCCGATCCAGAACCTCGACCCGGCCAGTCCGCAGGGCGGCGGCAACACCGGCACCCAGCTGGTCGCGCAGGAGCTGTTCAGCCGGCTCGTCCGGCCGCGCCAGGACGGTACCGTCGAGGGCGACCTCGCCACCGAGTGGAAGGCGAACAGCACCGCCTCGGAGTACACCTTCACGTTACGCAAGGACGTGAAGTTCAGCGACGGCTCGCCGCTCACCGCGAAGGACGTGGTCGCGTCCTTCCAGCGGCTGCTCGACCTGAAGAGCACGAACGCGGCCAACTTCACCGACTACACGATGACCGCGCCGTCGGACACCGAGGTGGTGCTGAAGGCGCCGAAGCCGGACGCGGCGCTGCCGCGCAAGCTGGCGATCTTCTACGTCATCCCGGCCAAGGTCACTGGTGAGGACCCTGACTTCTTCAAGAGCCCGGTCGGCTCGGGGCCGTTCAAGCTGGACAAGTTCGATCCGTCCGGCTCGGTCTCTCTGGTTCCGAACCCGGAGTACTACGGCGGCGCGCCGAAGCTCGAGCGGGTGACGTTCCGGACGATGCCGGAGCTCGCCGCCCGGATGACCGCGCTGCGCACCGGTGAGGCGGACCTGATCTGGGGTATCCCGGACGATCAGCTGTCGCAGGTGCAGAGCGACTCCAACCTGACCGTCGAGACCGTGCAGAGCACCGCGGTGTTCACCATGTGGTTCAACTCGTCGATCCCCGCGCTGAAGGACGCGAAGATCCGGCGGGCGCTGTGGCAGGCGGTCGACTTCCCGACCATCATCAAGCAGCTCTATCCGCAGACCGGCAGTGTCGCCGACGCCCCGGTCTCCGCGAACACGCTGGGGTACGCCAAGCAGCAGCCGGTGAGCCACGACCCGGCGGCCGCCAAGGCAGCGCTGACCGCGGCCGGCTTCGACTTCAGCAAGAAGCTCCGGCTGCAGTTCGCGAACGCCGAGTTTCGGCCGTTCAACCAGGCGGTCGTCTCGGACCTGCAGAAGATCGGCGTCCAGGTGGACCTGCTGGAGAAGGAGCAGGCCGTGTTCACCAAGGATCTGCTCGCGCTCAACTGGGACATCAACTTCCAGCAGCTGTCCAATCCGACGTACGACGCCGCGAACACGCTCGGCCGGCTGTACACCTGCAAGGCCAAGCGCAACGGCTACTGCAACCCGGAGCTGGACAAGCTGCTCGCCGCGGCGGCCGCGACGCCGGACGAGAAGGAGCGGACCCGGCTGTACGGCGAGGCGAGCGCGATCATCTGGTCCGACGCGGTCGGCATGTTCCCGATGGCCGTGAAGTACGCGTACGCGTGGAACAAGCGGCTCAGCGGGTTCACACCCGACCCGGCCGGCCTGCCGGACCTCGCCAAGGTGCAGGTCGGCACCTCATGA
- a CDS encoding ABC transporter ATP-binding protein encodes MTVPEAALDVSGLVVDLPGREGPVRVVDDVSFTITPATTVGLIGESGSGKTMTANAVIDLLPAGARTGGTLRWQGEDLLRASRTRRRAVRGHEIAMIFQDPLAALNPTQTVGRQVGEILRRAGRPSDQVRRRVIELLDRAGIPEPAARLRNYPHEFSGGMRQRAMIALALAGSPALLLADEPTTALDVTVQARILRLLRDIQEDEGLAMLLVSHDLRVVNHVAHQVVVMYAGRVAERGPTTKVLSKPAHPYTRALVDSVPAVRTRTALAHPLPGTPATPANRPAGCAFHPRCPLARDVCRTEQPAVREFGSGRWSACHFAEELVG; translated from the coding sequence ATGACGGTTCCCGAGGCCGCGCTCGACGTGTCCGGGCTGGTCGTCGACCTGCCCGGGCGCGAAGGGCCGGTGCGCGTCGTCGACGACGTGTCGTTCACCATCACCCCGGCCACCACGGTCGGCCTGATCGGTGAGTCGGGCAGCGGGAAGACGATGACCGCGAACGCGGTGATCGACCTGCTGCCCGCGGGCGCCCGGACCGGCGGCACGTTGCGCTGGCAGGGGGAGGACCTGCTGCGGGCGTCGCGGACGCGGCGCCGGGCGGTGCGCGGGCACGAGATCGCGATGATCTTCCAGGATCCGCTGGCCGCGCTGAACCCGACGCAGACCGTCGGCCGCCAGGTCGGCGAGATCCTCCGTCGCGCCGGCCGCCCGTCCGACCAGGTACGGCGCCGCGTGATCGAGCTGCTCGACCGCGCCGGCATCCCGGAACCGGCGGCGCGGCTGCGCAACTATCCGCACGAGTTCTCCGGCGGCATGCGGCAGCGCGCGATGATCGCGCTGGCGCTCGCCGGCAGCCCGGCGCTGCTGCTGGCCGACGAGCCGACGACCGCGCTCGACGTCACCGTGCAGGCCCGGATCCTGCGGCTGCTCCGCGACATCCAGGAGGACGAAGGTCTGGCGATGCTGCTGGTCAGCCACGACCTGCGGGTCGTCAACCATGTCGCCCACCAGGTCGTGGTCATGTACGCCGGTCGTGTCGCCGAACGCGGACCCACGACGAAGGTGCTGAGCAAGCCGGCGCATCCCTACACGCGTGCGCTCGTGGACAGCGTTCCCGCCGTACGCACTCGTACGGCGCTCGCGCATCCGCTGCCGGGAACGCCCGCGACACCGGCGAACCGGCCGGCCGGGTGTGCGTTCCACCCGCGCTGCCCGCTGGCGCGGGACGTGTGCCGTACGGAGCAGCCGGCAGTCCGGGAGTTCGGCTCCGGTCGCTGGTCCGCGTGTCACTTCGCCGAGGAGCTGGTGGGCTGA
- a CDS encoding ABC transporter ATP-binding protein gives MLEVRDLEVGFGRSRRRFKAVDGVSLTVGPDETVGLVGESGSGKTTVARVIVGLVKPDAGEVLFDGAPLGPVGRRPAALQRAVQMVFQDPRSSLNPRMTVAAVIEEAWRTHPEAAPSGDREAALHRLLDDVGLDPSVSRHRASELSGGQCQRVSIARALAVKPRLLVCDEAVSALDVSVQAQILRLLVDLQQRHHLSMLFISHDLGVVHQIADRIAVMRRGVLVEEGAATDVLGAPQHEYTRSLLDAALELTKES, from the coding sequence ATGCTCGAAGTGCGTGACCTCGAGGTGGGCTTCGGCAGGTCCCGGCGGCGGTTCAAGGCGGTCGACGGCGTCAGCTTGACGGTCGGCCCGGACGAGACGGTCGGCCTGGTCGGTGAGTCCGGATCCGGCAAAACGACGGTGGCCAGGGTGATCGTCGGTCTGGTGAAGCCAGACGCGGGCGAGGTGCTGTTCGACGGTGCACCGCTCGGGCCGGTCGGACGGCGCCCGGCCGCGCTGCAGCGCGCCGTACAGATGGTGTTCCAGGATCCGCGGTCGTCGCTCAATCCCCGGATGACCGTCGCGGCGGTGATCGAGGAGGCGTGGCGGACGCACCCGGAGGCCGCGCCGTCCGGGGACCGGGAGGCCGCGTTGCATCGGCTGCTGGACGACGTCGGGCTCGATCCGTCGGTGTCCCGGCATCGTGCCTCCGAGCTGTCCGGCGGCCAGTGCCAGCGGGTCAGCATCGCGCGGGCGCTGGCCGTCAAACCGCGGCTGCTGGTCTGCGACGAGGCGGTATCCGCGCTCGACGTGTCCGTGCAGGCGCAGATCCTGCGGTTGCTGGTCGACCTCCAGCAACGGCACCACCTGTCGATGTTGTTCATCTCGCACGACCTCGGCGTCGTCCACCAGATCGCGGACCGGATCGCCGTGATGCGCCGCGGGGTCCTGGTCGAGGAAGGCGCGGCCACCGACGTCCTGGGCGCTCCACAGCACGAGTACACCCGCAGCCTGCTCGACGCAGCGCTCGAACTCACGAAGGAATCATGA